From Methanobacterium alcaliphilum, a single genomic window includes:
- a CDS encoding DNA-directed RNA polymerase subunit B'' — translation MKKSAWGLVDAFFDEYNLVDHHVKSYNDFVNHRIQDIIDITEPITLEQGEYSVETGKIEIRKPFTKEADGSKSLIFPTEARLRNLTYSAHMYLEMRLIKEGEAAPDFENVYIGELPLMLKSDICHLSGLNYDELMGKGEDPQDPGGYFIVNGSERAIVTMEEIAPNKIILERIGEIADRRARAIVTSIKSGFRARISLEYRKPRKTGVFLRISFPYVPGEIPLVILLRALGLATDEEIITHISDDFNYQMIVADDIQVSDQGLKLEPKEMEELSPEERREYLINSAIKYIGNRVAKGMTEEYRIRRAEDVIDRYLLPHMGVEPENRTEKATYLAEMTEMLLQVISEDREPHDKDHYTNKRLRVSGDLMEDLFRVAFTSLTRDMSYQLERSLARGKEPSVKQAVRSDVLTENIKHAIATGNWVGGRAGVSQLLDRTSYMGTLSHMRRVVSPLSRSQPHFEARDLHPTQFGKICPNETPEGPNCGLVKNLALMTKISEGSDPVEIENIIKKMGVLN, via the coding sequence ATGAAAAAAAGTGCATGGGGATTGGTAGACGCGTTTTTTGATGAATACAACCTGGTAGACCATCACGTAAAGTCCTACAACGACTTTGTAAATCACCGCATACAAGATATAATTGACATCACAGAGCCTATAACCTTGGAACAAGGAGAATACTCTGTTGAAACTGGAAAAATAGAAATAAGAAAGCCTTTTACGAAAGAAGCAGATGGTTCAAAAAGTTTGATCTTTCCTACAGAGGCTCGTTTGAGAAATTTAACTTATTCTGCCCATATGTATTTGGAAATGCGCCTTATAAAAGAAGGAGAAGCAGCGCCTGATTTTGAAAATGTTTACATTGGAGAGTTACCTCTAATGTTAAAGTCAGACATTTGTCATTTAAGTGGGTTAAATTATGATGAACTAATGGGAAAAGGAGAAGACCCTCAGGACCCTGGAGGTTACTTCATTGTGAATGGTTCCGAGAGAGCCATTGTGACCATGGAGGAAATTGCTCCTAATAAAATTATTTTAGAGAGAATAGGAGAAATAGCAGATCGAAGGGCAAGAGCCATTGTCACTTCTATTAAAAGTGGTTTTAGAGCTAGAATTTCTTTAGAGTACCGAAAACCAAGAAAAACTGGTGTTTTCTTAAGAATTTCATTTCCATATGTGCCTGGAGAAATTCCACTGGTTATTTTGCTGAGGGCATTGGGCTTGGCTACTGATGAAGAAATAATTACTCACATATCTGATGATTTTAATTATCAGATGATAGTTGCTGATGATATACAAGTTTCGGATCAGGGATTAAAGCTAGAACCTAAAGAAATGGAAGAATTATCTCCGGAAGAACGCAGAGAATATCTCATTAATAGTGCTATAAAATACATTGGAAACAGAGTAGCTAAGGGAATGACAGAGGAATACCGTATTCGAAGAGCTGAAGATGTCATTGACAGATATTTGCTGCCTCATATGGGTGTGGAACCCGAAAACAGAACTGAAAAAGCAACTTATCTAGCTGAAATGACTGAAATGTTACTGCAAGTTATCTCTGAAGATCGAGAACCTCATGACAAGGATCATTATACTAACAAAAGATTAAGAGTATCTGGGGATTTAATGGAGGATTTGTTCAGAGTAGCATTCACCAGTTTAACTCGGGATATGAGTTATCAGTTAGAACGAAGCCTTGCTAGAGGAAAAGAACCTTCTGTAAAACAAGCAGTGCGTTCGGATGTTTTAACAGAAAACATAAAACACGCAATTGCCACTGGAAATTGGGTAGGTGGAAGGGCGGGTGTAAGCCAGCTTTTAGACCGTACCAGTTACATGGGGACTCTGTCTCACATGAGAAGGGTTGTTTCACCACTGAGTAGAAGTCAACCTCACTTTGAAGCAAGAGATTTGCACCCAACACAATTTGGTAAAATATGTCCAAATGAAACCCCGGAAGGTCCGAACTGTGGTCTGGTAAAGAACCTGGCTTTAATGACTAAAATATCTGAAGGTTCAGACCCGGTGGAAATTGAAAACATCATTAAAAAGATGGGGGTTCTAAACTAA
- a CDS encoding DUF1002 domain-containing protein, with the protein MKRYITIFLLLSILIAPIYAVSGFSVTIGEATNNNAAYKNTVLAYFQSKTEQNVSNADVKIITADEVNKISQNITGKVYPSSSIYSCALVDLNYKEGIKIVVDSSKITVVTPQMYANALKTSGIEKGYVVVTSPISATGEAALTGVLKSYETAVGADIPEAAKQAATEELYLETALVNETGASGDEIAALFSDVKNQTAAENLQDPEQIENIVNQTANNLNIDLNQNQTQQIANTVANSQQVQGNLTDFKEQLQDISSQVNQGGIMDQINSLMQWLSGYIQGLISGQ; encoded by the coding sequence ATGAAAAGGTATATAACCATATTTCTTTTACTTTCAATACTAATTGCCCCAATATATGCTGTTTCGGGATTTTCCGTGACTATTGGGGAAGCAACCAACAACAATGCAGCATATAAAAATACTGTTTTGGCCTATTTTCAGTCAAAAACAGAACAAAACGTTTCAAATGCAGACGTTAAAATTATAACCGCAGATGAAGTTAATAAAATATCCCAAAACATTACAGGGAAAGTTTATCCTTCAAGCAGCATATATTCTTGTGCTTTAGTTGATTTAAATTACAAAGAAGGGATAAAAATTGTGGTGGATTCCAGTAAAATTACTGTTGTTACACCCCAAATGTATGCTAATGCACTTAAAACAAGTGGAATTGAAAAAGGGTATGTAGTAGTTACCTCGCCCATTTCAGCTACTGGAGAAGCTGCTTTAACAGGGGTTTTAAAATCCTATGAAACAGCAGTAGGTGCAGATATTCCTGAAGCCGCGAAACAAGCCGCTACTGAAGAACTTTATCTAGAAACGGCTTTAGTGAATGAAACCGGGGCAAGTGGAGATGAAATCGCTGCCCTTTTCAGTGATGTTAAGAATCAGACCGCTGCAGAGAACTTGCAGGATCCTGAACAAATTGAGAACATAGTAAATCAAACTGCTAATAATTTAAACATCGATCTAAATCAAAACCAAACCCAACAAATTGCTAATACTGTTGCAAACTCCCAACAAGTCCAAGGAAACTTAACTGACTTTAAAGAACAGTTACAGGATATCAGTAGTCAGGTGAATCAGGGCGGAATCATGGATCAAATTAACAGTTTAATGCAATGGTTATCTGGATATATCCAGGGTCTAATTTCAGGACAATGA
- the twy1 gene encoding 4-demethylwyosine synthase TYW1, whose amino-acid sequence MSFSIEEKQKLEKMGYRFVGNHNHAAAKICHWTKKSILDEGFCYKQKFYGIESHRCLQMSPSIPFCHQKCSFCWRDLSATSVKWEGHYDDPGAIIDGCIEAQRKLLCGFFGNAKSNLEKLDESQDPTNAAISLAGEPMLYPEIGDLISEFHRRKFTTFLVSNGLEVEKLKNLPEEPTQLYLSLDAPEKQTFNNLCKPQVNDAWDRLNQSLELMPSFDSRTVIRTTCVKGENMKDHQSYADLIKKADPDFVEIKAYMFVGYSRQRMQRDNMPSLSDVEKFALEIGELCGMKILDKMEDSRVVLLG is encoded by the coding sequence ATGTCATTTTCAATAGAAGAAAAGCAGAAGCTAGAAAAGATGGGCTATCGTTTTGTAGGGAACCACAACCATGCAGCTGCAAAAATATGTCACTGGACTAAGAAAAGCATCCTGGATGAAGGTTTTTGTTATAAACAAAAATTTTATGGTATTGAAAGCCATAGATGTTTACAGATGTCACCCAGCATACCTTTTTGCCATCAAAAATGTAGTTTCTGCTGGAGAGATCTCTCAGCAACCAGTGTGAAGTGGGAAGGGCATTATGATGATCCCGGTGCAATAATAGACGGCTGTATTGAAGCCCAGCGTAAATTATTATGTGGGTTTTTTGGTAATGCGAAATCCAATCTGGAAAAATTAGATGAATCTCAAGATCCCACTAATGCCGCCATATCTCTAGCAGGCGAACCAATGTTGTATCCGGAAATTGGAGACTTAATATCAGAATTTCACCGCAGGAAGTTCACTACATTTTTAGTGAGTAATGGATTGGAAGTTGAAAAGTTGAAAAATCTTCCAGAAGAACCCACTCAACTATACCTTTCCCTTGATGCACCTGAAAAACAAACATTCAATAACCTTTGCAAACCACAGGTTAATGATGCTTGGGATCGTCTTAACCAATCATTAGAATTAATGCCCAGTTTTGATTCTAGAACCGTTATAAGGACCACTTGTGTTAAAGGAGAGAATATGAAAGACCATCAAAGTTATGCTGACTTAATTAAAAAAGCAGACCCCGACTTTGTAGAAATAAAAGCCTACATGTTTGTAGGATATTCCCGCCAAAGAATGCAGCGTGACAACATGCCTTCTCTTTCAGATGTGGAAAAATTTGCCCTGGAAATCGGAGAATTATGCGGTATGAAAATACTGGACAAAATGGAAGATAGTAGGGTAGTTCTTTTAGGCTAA
- a CDS encoding transglutaminase domain-containing protein → MPFSQGISMETIQKDTKTSLSINGEVAEVSAAYNKHRKATAAEKAKLTRLEGKEGLDYLAKYINKHLNHRSGAAHTAAGVEKTGYGDCWGLSDWTAKKLAKAGYQVKVVQGANSYSSRHRWVKVKVDGKWINFEPSLVTKRYGSKHYTKTCARMSRVVTTYNCD, encoded by the coding sequence TTGCCCTTTTCACAGGGCATTTCTATGGAAACTATCCAAAAAGATACGAAAACATCTTTAAGTATAAATGGTGAAGTTGCCGAAGTAAGCGCTGCTTATAATAAACATCGAAAAGCTACAGCGGCAGAAAAAGCAAAATTAACCCGTTTAGAAGGAAAAGAAGGTTTAGATTATTTAGCAAAATACATTAACAAACATTTGAATCATAGATCTGGAGCAGCACATACCGCTGCCGGAGTTGAAAAAACCGGATACGGCGATTGCTGGGGATTATCAGATTGGACAGCTAAAAAATTAGCTAAAGCAGGATATCAAGTTAAAGTTGTACAGGGTGCAAATTCCTACTCTTCAAGACATCGATGGGTAAAAGTGAAAGTTGACGGCAAGTGGATTAACTTTGAACCTTCACTAGTGACCAAACGCTATGGAAGTAAACATTACACAAAAACTTGTGCAAGAATGAGTCGTGTTGTAACAACTTACAACTGCGATTAA
- a CDS encoding DNA-directed RNA polymerase subunit H translates to MKKDILKHELVPDHAVLSKSEVNKVLKKLDIHPEQLPRINLDDPVVKAIGANSGDILEITRKSATAGKFITYRLVQD, encoded by the coding sequence GTGAAAAAGGATATCTTGAAACACGAACTTGTTCCAGATCACGCTGTTTTGTCGAAATCCGAAGTTAATAAAGTACTTAAAAAGTTGGATATCCACCCGGAACAACTGCCAAGAATAAACCTGGATGATCCAGTTGTTAAGGCTATTGGTGCTAATTCTGGAGATATTTTGGAGATTACACGTAAAAGTGCCACGGCTGGAAAATTCATTACTTACAGATTAGTACAGGATTAA
- the tpiA gene encoding triose-phosphate isomerase gives MKPITQTPIVILNFKTYLESTGQNALKLAKACEKVAKETGVNIAVAPQHMDIYMLAQEVEIPVFAQHIDPVVAGGHTGSVLLECAYEAGAVGTLINHSEQRMKLADIDEVIKRTSSKDMVSVVCTNNIETSIAAAALGPNFVAVEPPELIGSGIPVSQAEPEVVEGTVDAVQKIDTSVNVLCGAGISTGDDMKAALDLGSVGVLLASGIILAKDPEKALLDLVSKI, from the coding sequence ATGAAGCCAATCACTCAGACCCCTATTGTAATATTGAATTTTAAGACATACCTTGAATCTACTGGACAAAATGCTTTGAAATTAGCTAAAGCTTGTGAAAAAGTCGCAAAAGAAACTGGTGTCAACATTGCTGTGGCCCCACAACATATGGATATTTATATGCTGGCACAGGAAGTTGAAATACCTGTATTTGCTCAACATATTGACCCTGTGGTTGCTGGGGGACACACTGGAAGTGTTCTTTTGGAGTGTGCATATGAAGCAGGTGCAGTGGGAACATTAATCAATCATTCGGAACAGAGGATGAAGCTGGCGGATATTGATGAAGTAATTAAGAGAACCTCTTCTAAAGATATGGTGAGTGTGGTATGTACCAATAATATCGAAACCAGTATTGCTGCAGCAGCACTAGGGCCTAATTTTGTAGCTGTTGAACCTCCAGAACTTATTGGATCAGGAATACCCGTATCTCAAGCTGAACCTGAAGTAGTAGAAGGTACTGTAGATGCAGTACAAAAAATAGATACATCTGTAAATGTACTCTGTGGTGCAGGAATATCCACTGGTGATGATATGAAAGCAGCACTGGATTTAGGATCAGTTGGAGTATTATTAGCATCAGGAATTATTTTAGCCAAAGATCCTGAAAAAGCTCTTCTAGACTTGGTAAGCAAGATTTAA
- a CDS encoding phosphoglycerate kinase yields the protein MPLKFNTIDDFQLDGKTVLVRVDINSPVDPNSGLILDDTRMLLHSETISELADNGAKTVILAHQSRPGKKDFTTLEQHAHALSKILKRPVTYVEDIFGYAARETISKMKKGDILLLENVRFYSEEVLKKDARLQAETHMVQKLSPIIDIFINDAFAAAHRSQPSLVGFAFELPSGAGRVMEKELKILYGALDDVKRPCVYVLGGVKVDDSIMVMENVLENGSADYILTTGLVANIFLEADGAKIGQCNSDFIKNKGYSDFVKTAERLLVKFREKILIPIDVAVCKNEKRIDVSVKDIPNLPIYDVGIETIKLYAQLIRQAGTIFANGPAGVFENPEFSIGTDDILNAIASSQGFSIIGGGHLAAAAVQMGFEGEMDHISSGGGASISLLAGEELPVVKVLKDMAGKK from the coding sequence ATGCCCCTTAAATTTAATACTATTGATGATTTTCAGCTAGATGGCAAGACAGTTCTAGTTAGGGTGGACATAAATTCCCCAGTAGATCCTAATAGTGGGTTGATACTGGATGACACCCGTATGCTGCTTCACTCAGAGACCATATCTGAACTGGCGGATAATGGTGCTAAAACTGTGATACTGGCTCACCAGAGCAGGCCGGGAAAAAAGGATTTCACTACTTTAGAGCAGCATGCCCATGCACTATCCAAAATTTTAAAGCGCCCAGTAACGTATGTCGAAGATATTTTTGGATATGCTGCCAGAGAAACCATAAGCAAAATGAAGAAAGGAGATATACTGCTTCTTGAAAATGTTCGTTTTTACTCGGAAGAAGTATTAAAAAAAGATGCTCGATTGCAAGCTGAAACCCATATGGTCCAGAAACTTTCTCCCATTATAGATATATTTATCAACGATGCCTTTGCAGCAGCGCACCGTTCTCAACCGTCACTGGTAGGCTTTGCATTTGAACTACCTTCCGGAGCAGGCAGAGTCATGGAGAAAGAGTTAAAAATTCTTTATGGGGCACTGGACGATGTTAAAAGACCATGCGTATATGTTTTGGGTGGTGTGAAAGTAGATGATTCCATCATGGTCATGGAAAATGTATTGGAAAATGGCAGTGCAGATTATATTTTAACTACGGGGCTGGTGGCAAATATATTTTTAGAAGCAGATGGTGCAAAAATAGGGCAATGTAACTCTGATTTTATAAAAAATAAAGGTTATTCTGACTTTGTTAAAACTGCTGAAAGACTACTGGTCAAGTTCCGTGAAAAAATATTAATCCCCATTGATGTAGCTGTATGCAAAAACGAGAAGAGAATTGATGTCTCGGTTAAGGATATTCCAAATCTCCCTATTTATGATGTGGGTATTGAAACCATAAAACTATATGCTCAACTTATTCGCCAGGCCGGAACAATATTTGCTAATGGACCTGCAGGGGTGTTTGAGAATCCAGAATTCAGTATTGGTACTGATGATATTTTGAATGCCATAGCTTCTTCCCAAGGATTTTCGATTATTGGGGGAGGACATCTGGCTGCTGCTGCTGTTCAGATGGGTTTTGAAGGAGAAATGGATCATATAAGTAGTGGTGGTGGTGCATCTATTAGTTTACTGGCAGGCGAAGAATTACCAGTGGTAAAAGTTCTAAAAGACATGGCTGGTAAAAAATAA